The Pecten maximus unplaced genomic scaffold, xPecMax1.1, whole genome shotgun sequence genome has a window encoding:
- the LOC117318629 gene encoding mid1-interacting protein 1-like, whose product MDNRSLILSNGEANQDSLMSALNKFVHAVDSMDDTVMIPNRLKDMEVTASNIPVVAEENNNKAMLSTVKQGTDLYSFYSLLKTVKTDLTVGTHRVRSAVLSESEEALEGENENNHVDESAKKTAAAFQHHLSGIFRLLHQMTDTANYLTNRYESEVGGKSSQNPTFAPFAI is encoded by the coding sequence atggacaACCGAAGTTTAATCCTGAGTAATGGCGAAGCGAACCAAGACTCGCTTATGTCTGCTCTGAATAAATTTGTGCATGCCGTGGATTCAATGGACGATACTGTTATGATCCCGAACCGACTCAAAGATATGGAAGTAACTGCCTCAAATATACCCGTGGTAGCCGAGGAGAACAATAACAAGGCAATGTTATCTACTGTGAAACAAGGTACGGACTTATATAGTTTTTACTCTCTTCTAAAAACAGTTAAGACGGACTTAACAGTCGGTACACATAGAGTGCGATCAGCTGTGTTAAGTGAATCAGAAGAGGCCCTAGAAGGGGAAAACGAAAATAACCACGTAGACGAATCGGCTAAGAAAACAGCTGCAGCTTTCCAGCATCATTTGTCAGGCATATTTAGGCTTCTACATCAAATGACAGACACTGCTAATTATTTAACGAATCGTTACGAGTCGGAAGTGGGCGGGAAATCATCTCAAAACCCCACATTCGCACCTTTTGCAATCTGA